From the Rhinolophus sinicus isolate RSC01 linkage group LG02, ASM3656204v1, whole genome shotgun sequence genome, one window contains:
- the ZEB1 gene encoding zinc finger E-box-binding homeobox 1 isoform X9 yields MADGPRCKRRKQANPRRNNVTNYNTVVETNSDSDDEDKLHIVEEDSITDAADGEGGVPEDDLPTDQTVLPGSSDREGNAKSCWDDDAGKEGQEILGPEAQADEAGCSGTPDAFSQLLTCPYCDRGYKRFTSLKEHIKYRHEKNEDNFSCSLCSYTFAYRTQLERHMTSHKSGRDQRHVTQSGGNRKFKCTECGKAFKYKHHLKEHLRIHSGEKPYECPNCKKRFSHSGSYSSHISSKKCISLMPVNGRPRTGLKTSQCSSPSLSASPGSPTRPQIRQKIENKPLQEQLSVNQIKTEPVDYEFKPIVVASGINCSTPLQNGVFSGGGPLQATSSPQGVVQAVVLPTVGLVSPISINLSDIQNVLKVAVDGNVIRQVLENNQANLASKEQETISASSIQQGGHSVISAISLPLVDQDGTTKIIINYSLEQPSQLQVVPQNLKKENPVPTNSCKSEKLPEDLTVKSEKDKSFEGGVNDSTCLLCDDCPGDINALPELKHYDLKQPAQLPPLAAPEAEKPESSASSGSGDGSLSPSQPPLKNLLSLLKAYYALNAQPSAEELSKIADSVNLPLEVVKKWFEKMQAGQISVQSSEPSSPEPGKVNTPAKKDDQPQSANANESQDSTINLQSPLKITSSPVLPVGSTINGSRSTTSSPSPLNLSSSRNPQGYVYTAEGAQEEPQVEPLDLSLPKQQGELLERSTITSVYQNSVYSVQEEPLNLSCAKKEPQKDSCVTDSEPVVNVIPPSANPINIAIPTVTAQLPTIVAIADQNSVPCLRALAANKQTILIPQVAYTYSTTVSPAVQEPPLKVIQPNGNQDERQDTSSEGVSNVEDQNDSDSTPPKKKMRKTENGMYACDLCDKIFQKSSSLLRHKYEHTGKRPHECGICKKAFKHKHHLIEHMRLHSGEKPYQCDKCGKRFSHSGSYSQHMNHRYSYCKREAEERDSMEQEEAGPEVLTNEHVGARASPSQVDSDERESLTREEDEDSEKEEEEDEDKEMEELQEEKECEKPQVDEEEEEEEEEEEEEEEEEIEEEEVEEAENEGEGAKSEGAVKADGAVNPASSLEQKVSENSEQVSEEKTNEA; encoded by the exons CAGGAAAGGAAGGACAAGAAATCCTGGGGCCTGAAGCTCAAGCAGATGAAGCTGGATGTTCAG GAACACCAGATGCATTTTCCCAATTGCTCACCTGCCCATATTGTGATAGAGGCTATAAACGCTTTACCTCTCTGAAAGAACACATTAAATATCGCCATGAAAAGAACGAAGATAACTTTAGTTGCTCCCTGTGCAGTTACACCTTTGCATACAGAACCCAACTTGAACGTCACATGACATCACATAAATCAGGAAGAGATCAA AGACATGTGACGCAGTCTGGGGGTAATCGTAAATTCAAGTGCACTGAATGTGGAAAAGCTTTCAAATATAAACACCATCTAAAAGAGCACTTAAGAATCCACAGtg gagAGAAGCCATATGAATGCCCAAACTGCAAGAAACGTTTTTCCCATTCTGGTTCCTATAGCTCACACATAAGCAGTAAGAAATGTATCAGCTTGATGCCTGTGAATGGGCGACCAAGAACAGGACTCAAGACGTCTCAGTGTTCCTCACCGTCTCTTTCAGCATCGCCAGGCAGTCCCACACGACCACAAATACGGCAAAAGATAGAGAATAAACCCCTTCAAGAACAACTTTCTGTAAACCAAATTAAAACTGAACCTGTGGATTATGAATTCAAACCCATAGTGGTTGCTTCAGGAATCAACTGTTCAACCCCTTTACAAAATGGGGTTTTTAGTGGTGGTGGCCCATTGCAGGCAACCAGTTCTCCTCAGGGCGTGGTGCAAGCTGTTGTTCTGCCAACAGTTGGTTTGGTGTCTCCCATAAGTATCAATTTAAGTGATATTCAGAATGTACTTAAAGTGGCAGTAGATGGTAATGTAATAAGACAAGTTTTGGAGAATAATCAAGCCAATCTTGCATccaaagaacaagaaacaatCAGTGCTTCATCCATACAACAAGGTGGCCATTCTGTTATTTCAGCCATCAGTCTTCCTTTGGTTGATCAAGATGGAACAACCAAAATTATCATTAACTACAGTCTTGAGCAGCCTAGCCAACTACAAGttgttcctcaaaatttaaaaaaagaaaatccagtccCTACAAACAGTTGCAAAAGTGAAAAGTTACCCGAAGATCTTACTGTTAAATCTGAGAAGGACAAAAGCTTCGAAGGAGGAGTGAACGATAGCACTTGCCTTCTGTGTGATGACTGTCCAGGAGATATTAATGCACTTCCAGAATTAAAGCACTATGACCTAAAGCAGCCTGCTCAGCTCCCTCCACTTGCTGCACCAGAAGCTGAGAAGCCAGAGTCCTCTGCCTCATCGGGGTCTGGAGATGGCAGTTTGTCTCCCAGTCAGCCACCTCTAAAGAACCTCTTGTCTCTTCTAAAAGCATATTATGCTTTGAATGCACAACCAAGTGCAGAAGAGCTCTCAAAAATTGCTGATTCAGTAAACCTACCATTAGAGGTAGTAAAAAAGTGGTTTGAAAAGATGCAAGCTGGGCAGATTTCAGTGCAGTCTTCTGAACCATCTTCTCCTGAACCAGGCAAAGTGAATACCCCTGCGAAGAAGGATGATCAGCCTCAATCTGCAAATGCAAATGAATCCCAGGACAGCACAATAAATTTACAAAGTCCTCTGAAGATAACTAGCTCTCCAGTGTTACCAGTGGGATCCACCATCAATGGTTCCAGAAGTACTACGTCCTCCCCATCCCCTCTGAACCTTTCCTCATCCAGAAATCCACAGGGTTATGTGTACACAGCAGAAGGTGCACAGGAAGAACCACAAGTAGAACCTCTTGATCTTTCACTACCAAAGCAACAGGGAGAATTATTGGAAAGGTCAACGATCACTAGTGTTTACCAGAACAGTGTTTATTCTGTCCAGGAAGAACCCTTGAACTTGTCTTGCGCAAAAAAGGAGCCACAGAAGGACAGTTGTGTTACAGACTCAGAACCAGTTGTAAATGTAATCCCACCAAGTGCCAACCCCATAAATATTGCTATACCTACCGTCACTGCCCAGTTACCCACAATCGTGGCCATTGCTGACCAGAACAGTGTTCCATGCTTGCGAGCACTAGCTGCCAATAAGCAGACTATTCTGATTCCTCAGGTGGCTTACACGTACTCGACTACAGTCAGCCCTGCAGTCCAGGAACCACCCTTGAAAGTGATCCAGCCAAATGGAAatcag gatGAAAGGCAAGACACTAGCTCAGAAGGCGTATCAAATGTAGAGGATCAGAATGATTCTGATTCTACACCACCCAAAAAGAAAATGCGGAAGACAGAAAATGGAATGTATGCTTGTGATTTGTGTGACAAGATATTCCAAAAGAGTAGCTCATTATTGAGACATAAATATGAACACACAG GTAAAAGACCTCACGAGTGTGGAATCTGTAAAAAGGCATTTAAACACAAACATCATTTGATTGAACACATGCGATTGCATTCTGGAGAAAAGCCCTATCAGTGTGACAAATGTGGAAAGCGTTTCTCACACTCGGGGTCTTACTCTCAGCACATGAATCACCGCTACTCCTATTgcaagagggaagcagaggaacGTGATAGCATGGAGCAGGAAGAGGCAGGGCCCGAAGTCCTAACGAATGAGCATGTTGGCGCAAGGGCATCTCCCTCGCAGGTCGACTCAGATGAGAGAGAGAGTTTGACGAGGGAAGAGGATGAAGacagtgaaaaagaagaagaggaggacgAGGATAAAGAGATGGAAGAActgcaggaagaaaaagaatgtgaaaaaccACAAgtggatgaagaagaggaagaggaggaggaggaggaagaggaggaggaggaggaagagatagaggaggaggaggtagaagaggCTGAGAATGAGGGAGAAGGAGCAAAATCGGAAGGTGCCGTGAAGGCTGATGGAGCTGTAAATCCAGCAAGCAGCTTAGAACAAAAAGTAAGCGAGAATAGTGAGCAAGTgtctgaagaaaaaacaaatgaagcctAA
- the ZEB1 gene encoding zinc finger E-box-binding homeobox 1 isoform X1 has protein sequence MADGPRCKRRKQANPRRNNVTNYNTVVETNSDSDDEDKLHIVEEDSITDAADGEGGVPEDDLPTDQTVLPGSSDREGNAKSCWDDDAGKEGQEILGPEAQADEAGCSVKDDDCDSEAENEQNHDPNVEEFLQQQDTAVIYPEAPEDDQRQGTPEASGHDENGTPDAFSQLLTCPYCDRGYKRFTSLKEHIKYRHEKNEDNFSCSLCSYTFAYRTQLERHMTSHKSGRDQRHVTQSGGNRKFKCTECGKAFKYKHHLKEHLRIHSGEKPYECPNCKKRFSHSGSYSSHISSKKCISLMPVNGRPRTGLKTSQCSSPSLSASPGSPTRPQIRQKIENKPLQEQLSVNQIKTEPVDYEFKPIVVASGINCSTPLQNGVFSGGGPLQATSSPQGVVQAVVLPTVGLVSPISINLSDIQNVLKVAVDGNVIRQVLENNQANLASKEQETISASSIQQGGHSVISAISLPLVDQDGTTKIIINYSLEQPSQLQVVPQNLKKENPVPTNSCKSEKLPEDLTVKSEKDKSFEGGVNDSTCLLCDDCPGDINALPELKHYDLKQPAQLPPLAAPEAEKPESSASSGSGDGSLSPSQPPLKNLLSLLKAYYALNAQPSAEELSKIADSVNLPLEVVKKWFEKMQAGQISVQSSEPSSPEPGKVNTPAKKDDQPQSANANESQDSTINLQSPLKITSSPVLPVGSTINGSRSTTSSPSPLNLSSSRNPQGYVYTAEGAQEEPQVEPLDLSLPKQQGELLERSTITSVYQNSVYSVQEEPLNLSCAKKEPQKDSCVTDSEPVVNVIPPSANPINIAIPTVTAQLPTIVAIADQNSVPCLRALAANKQTILIPQVAYTYSTTVSPAVQEPPLKVIQPNGNQDERQDTSSEGVSNVEDQNDSDSTPPKKKMRKTENGMYACDLCDKIFQKSSSLLRHKYEHTGKRPHECGICKKAFKHKHHLIEHMRLHSGEKPYQCDKCGKRFSHSGSYSQHMNHRYSYCKREAEERDSMEQEEAGPEVLTNEHVGARASPSQVDSDERESLTREEDEDSEKEEEEDEDKEMEELQEEKECEKPQVDEEEEEEEEEEEEEEEEEIEEEEVEEAENEGEGAKSEGAVKADGAVNPASSLEQKVSENSEQVSEEKTNEA, from the exons CAGGAAAGGAAGGACAAGAAATCCTGGGGCCTGAAGCTCAAGCAGATGAAGCTGGATGTTCAG TAAAAGACGATGACTGCGACTCAGAggcagaaaatgaacaaaaccatGATCCTAATGTTGAAGAGTTCCTGCAACAACAAGACACTGCTGTCATTTACCCCGAGGCGCCCGAAGACGACCAGAGGCAGGGCACACCAGAAGCCAGTGGTCATGATGAAAATG GAACACCAGATGCATTTTCCCAATTGCTCACCTGCCCATATTGTGATAGAGGCTATAAACGCTTTACCTCTCTGAAAGAACACATTAAATATCGCCATGAAAAGAACGAAGATAACTTTAGTTGCTCCCTGTGCAGTTACACCTTTGCATACAGAACCCAACTTGAACGTCACATGACATCACATAAATCAGGAAGAGATCAA AGACATGTGACGCAGTCTGGGGGTAATCGTAAATTCAAGTGCACTGAATGTGGAAAAGCTTTCAAATATAAACACCATCTAAAAGAGCACTTAAGAATCCACAGtg gagAGAAGCCATATGAATGCCCAAACTGCAAGAAACGTTTTTCCCATTCTGGTTCCTATAGCTCACACATAAGCAGTAAGAAATGTATCAGCTTGATGCCTGTGAATGGGCGACCAAGAACAGGACTCAAGACGTCTCAGTGTTCCTCACCGTCTCTTTCAGCATCGCCAGGCAGTCCCACACGACCACAAATACGGCAAAAGATAGAGAATAAACCCCTTCAAGAACAACTTTCTGTAAACCAAATTAAAACTGAACCTGTGGATTATGAATTCAAACCCATAGTGGTTGCTTCAGGAATCAACTGTTCAACCCCTTTACAAAATGGGGTTTTTAGTGGTGGTGGCCCATTGCAGGCAACCAGTTCTCCTCAGGGCGTGGTGCAAGCTGTTGTTCTGCCAACAGTTGGTTTGGTGTCTCCCATAAGTATCAATTTAAGTGATATTCAGAATGTACTTAAAGTGGCAGTAGATGGTAATGTAATAAGACAAGTTTTGGAGAATAATCAAGCCAATCTTGCATccaaagaacaagaaacaatCAGTGCTTCATCCATACAACAAGGTGGCCATTCTGTTATTTCAGCCATCAGTCTTCCTTTGGTTGATCAAGATGGAACAACCAAAATTATCATTAACTACAGTCTTGAGCAGCCTAGCCAACTACAAGttgttcctcaaaatttaaaaaaagaaaatccagtccCTACAAACAGTTGCAAAAGTGAAAAGTTACCCGAAGATCTTACTGTTAAATCTGAGAAGGACAAAAGCTTCGAAGGAGGAGTGAACGATAGCACTTGCCTTCTGTGTGATGACTGTCCAGGAGATATTAATGCACTTCCAGAATTAAAGCACTATGACCTAAAGCAGCCTGCTCAGCTCCCTCCACTTGCTGCACCAGAAGCTGAGAAGCCAGAGTCCTCTGCCTCATCGGGGTCTGGAGATGGCAGTTTGTCTCCCAGTCAGCCACCTCTAAAGAACCTCTTGTCTCTTCTAAAAGCATATTATGCTTTGAATGCACAACCAAGTGCAGAAGAGCTCTCAAAAATTGCTGATTCAGTAAACCTACCATTAGAGGTAGTAAAAAAGTGGTTTGAAAAGATGCAAGCTGGGCAGATTTCAGTGCAGTCTTCTGAACCATCTTCTCCTGAACCAGGCAAAGTGAATACCCCTGCGAAGAAGGATGATCAGCCTCAATCTGCAAATGCAAATGAATCCCAGGACAGCACAATAAATTTACAAAGTCCTCTGAAGATAACTAGCTCTCCAGTGTTACCAGTGGGATCCACCATCAATGGTTCCAGAAGTACTACGTCCTCCCCATCCCCTCTGAACCTTTCCTCATCCAGAAATCCACAGGGTTATGTGTACACAGCAGAAGGTGCACAGGAAGAACCACAAGTAGAACCTCTTGATCTTTCACTACCAAAGCAACAGGGAGAATTATTGGAAAGGTCAACGATCACTAGTGTTTACCAGAACAGTGTTTATTCTGTCCAGGAAGAACCCTTGAACTTGTCTTGCGCAAAAAAGGAGCCACAGAAGGACAGTTGTGTTACAGACTCAGAACCAGTTGTAAATGTAATCCCACCAAGTGCCAACCCCATAAATATTGCTATACCTACCGTCACTGCCCAGTTACCCACAATCGTGGCCATTGCTGACCAGAACAGTGTTCCATGCTTGCGAGCACTAGCTGCCAATAAGCAGACTATTCTGATTCCTCAGGTGGCTTACACGTACTCGACTACAGTCAGCCCTGCAGTCCAGGAACCACCCTTGAAAGTGATCCAGCCAAATGGAAatcag gatGAAAGGCAAGACACTAGCTCAGAAGGCGTATCAAATGTAGAGGATCAGAATGATTCTGATTCTACACCACCCAAAAAGAAAATGCGGAAGACAGAAAATGGAATGTATGCTTGTGATTTGTGTGACAAGATATTCCAAAAGAGTAGCTCATTATTGAGACATAAATATGAACACACAG GTAAAAGACCTCACGAGTGTGGAATCTGTAAAAAGGCATTTAAACACAAACATCATTTGATTGAACACATGCGATTGCATTCTGGAGAAAAGCCCTATCAGTGTGACAAATGTGGAAAGCGTTTCTCACACTCGGGGTCTTACTCTCAGCACATGAATCACCGCTACTCCTATTgcaagagggaagcagaggaacGTGATAGCATGGAGCAGGAAGAGGCAGGGCCCGAAGTCCTAACGAATGAGCATGTTGGCGCAAGGGCATCTCCCTCGCAGGTCGACTCAGATGAGAGAGAGAGTTTGACGAGGGAAGAGGATGAAGacagtgaaaaagaagaagaggaggacgAGGATAAAGAGATGGAAGAActgcaggaagaaaaagaatgtgaaaaaccACAAgtggatgaagaagaggaagaggaggaggaggaggaagaggaggaggaggaggaagagatagaggaggaggaggtagaagaggCTGAGAATGAGGGAGAAGGAGCAAAATCGGAAGGTGCCGTGAAGGCTGATGGAGCTGTAAATCCAGCAAGCAGCTTAGAACAAAAAGTAAGCGAGAATAGTGAGCAAGTgtctgaagaaaaaacaaatgaagcctAA